GCCACATGCACCCCGGCCAGCAGCTTCTTATCGAACAGCTGGAACACCATGCTGTCCCAGCCGGCATTTGCCGGCAGATACAAGGCATCGCCGGCCTTGGCAGAACACAGCTCACCGGCCGTGGTAGTCAATACCACTTTGGCTCCCGGAAAAGCCGCTGCAGCGCTGCGGGCAACCTGATCCAGATTCGCCGCAGGGTTGATAAAACCCAATACCAGCTGGATATCGTCACGGCTGGCGGCGCGCAGATCAGCCTCAAGCGAAGCTGTGCGGCTGCGAATCACCTGAACGGGCGGCAACCCGGCCCTGTCGGCCTGAGTAACCGTGGTGGTTTTATTGCGTTTGAAAAACATCCGTACTCTCCCGTTGGTGCTGACTATTATTATTTCCATGCTTACCGCATGGATCAGACTTCATGTTAGCAAGAAAAATCACACATTCCATATGCTTACTCGGAAAGGTCTGATCTACCTCAGAGTCGCATCCGGCGTAGTACACGGTTGAGTCTGTGCGCACCTCGCGCCATACTCCCCCGATACCGATTCAACCGGATGGATAGCAAGGCATGACTTACCGTATCGTATTTGTAGAAGATGACGCCGATCTGGCCGAACTGATCAGCGACTTTCTGGCCCGCCACGAAATGGATGTCGTGATCGAACCACGCGGCGATACGGCGCTCGCGACCATCGAGCGCGAAGCACCCGATATGGTGTTGCTCGACATTATGCTGCCCGGCAAGGACGGCCTGTCCATCTGCCGCGAGCTGCGGCCCAACTTTGACGGCCCCATCATCATGCTGACCTCACTGGACAGCGACATGAACCAGATCCTGGGCCTGGAGCTGGGTGCCAACGATTACATCCTCAAAACCACCCCGCCCTCGGTGCTGGTGGCACGCCTGCGTTCGCAACTACGCAATATGCGGCCAATGCAGCAGGCAAGCGAAGCAGCACCGGTAAAGACTCAACGCAAGCTGATATTCGGCCAGCTGTCGATTGACCCGGTCAGCCGCGACGTGATTCTGGGCAAGGAAAAAGTCTCCCTGTCCACCTCCGACTTCGACCTGCTGTGGCTGCTGGCCAACCATGCCGGCGAAACCCTCAACCGCGACATCCTGCTCAAGGAGATGCGCGGCGTCAGCTATGACGGACTGGATCGCAGCATAGACGTGGCCATTTCACGCCTGCGCAAAAAACTGGGCGACAACCCAACCGAACCTTTCCGCATCAAGACAGTACGCAATCGCGGCTATCTGTTCTCGCTGTCCGGCTGGGAATAAGCAATGCGCCGTCTGTTCATCCAGTTTTACCTGTTGCTGGTTACCTGTTTCATGGTGGCGGTGGTCATGGTGGGTGCGGTTTACAAACAGGCCGTGGACGATGTGGGCGAGCGCTATCTGTCCGACCTGCTACGCACCACCCTGTCGCTGATTGAGGCAGACCTGCACGGCGTGCCGGAAGACCGCTGGACCGAAACCCTGCAAAGCTCCAACCACGACTTCACTTTCAAGGTGACGGTGGAAAAGCAAAGCAACTACCTGCTGGATGAAGAGTCGGAGGATGCGCTGAACCGGGGCGAAATCGTCATGCTGGAAGACAAATACCTCTTCTTGCAAAAAATCGAGGACAGCAATTATTTACTGGTTGCCGGCCCGCTGCGCTATCTGTTCTTCCTGCATCAGCTCAAATCGGTGGATTACGCCTTGCTGGCACTGCTGGGACTGTCGCT
The sequence above is drawn from the Aquitalea denitrificans genome and encodes:
- the rstA gene encoding two-component system response regulator RstA — its product is MTYRIVFVEDDADLAELISDFLARHEMDVVIEPRGDTALATIEREAPDMVLLDIMLPGKDGLSICRELRPNFDGPIIMLTSLDSDMNQILGLELGANDYILKTTPPSVLVARLRSQLRNMRPMQQASEAAPVKTQRKLIFGQLSIDPVSRDVILGKEKVSLSTSDFDLLWLLANHAGETLNRDILLKEMRGVSYDGLDRSIDVAISRLRKKLGDNPTEPFRIKTVRNRGYLFSLSGWE